The Corvus moneduloides isolate bCorMon1 chromosome 5, bCorMon1.pri, whole genome shotgun sequence genome includes a region encoding these proteins:
- the NUDT9 gene encoding ADP-ribose pyrophosphatase, mitochondrial isoform X2: protein MWHGVALCNLSANCWSRLHPVNMFNSYNVKFHHSKALTSPYPGSHIERSHVPEDKVGWLTEWKDYNPVEYTAESVLAGPSWADPQINDGFSPKFNERDGEVERKSLNGLYVVENGRPRNPAGRTGLTGRGLLGRWGPNHAADPVVTRWKRDGSGNKVAHPGTGKNILQFVAIKRRDCGEWAIPGGMVDPGEKISATLKREFEEEALNSLQKSPEEKAKLEKQLQKLFSQEHFVVYRGYVDDPRNTDNAWMETEAVNYHDETGETMDNLPLEAGDDAGVVKWVDISEKLELYASHSYFIKLVTEKRGAHWSEDPGSECHE, encoded by the exons ATGTGGCATGGAGTAGCCCTTTG taacTTATCTGCAAACTGTTGGTCCCGCCTTCATCCTGTAAACATGTTCAACAGTTACAATGTGAAGTTCCACCACAGCAAAGCTCTCACTTCCCCATATCCAGGATCACACATTGAGCGTAGCCATGTTCCTGAAGATAAAGTGGGCTGGCTGACTGAGTGGAAAGATTATAATCCTGTGGAGTACACTGCAGAGTCTGTTTTGGCTGGACCCAGTTGGGCAGATCCCCAAATTAA TGATGGTTTTTCTCCCAAATTCAATGAGAGAGATGGGGAAGTGGAGAGGAAGAGTCTGAATGGCTTGTATGTGGTCGAAAATGGGAGACCCCG GAATCCAGCAGGAAGAACTGGCCTCACTGGCAGAGGGTTGTTGGGGCGCTGGGGACCAAACCATGCTGCTGATCCTGTTGTAACCAG GTGGAAAAGGGACGGAAGTGGCAATAAAGTTGCTCATCCAGGTACTGGCAAGAACATCTTGCAGTTCGTAGCCATCAAGAGGAGAGACTGTGGGGAGTGGGCCATTCCAGGG GGGATGGTGGACCCAGGGGAGAAGATCTCTGCTACCCTGAAGCGAGAATTTGAGGAGGAGGCCTTGAACTCTCTGCAGAAATCGCCTGAGGAGAAGGCAAAATTGGAGAAGCAGCTCCAGAAGCTGTTCAGCCAGGAACATTTTGTG GTGTACAGAGGATATGTGGATGACCCTCGTAACACTGATAATGCCTGGATGGAGACAGAGGCTGTGAACTATCATGATGAAACAG GTGAGACGATGGATAACTTGCCTCTGGAAGCAGGTGATGATGCTGGAGTGGTGAAGTGGGTTGACATCAGTGAGAAGCTCGAGCTGTATGCAAGTCACAGCTACTTCATCAAGCTGGTGACTGAGAAACGGGGAGCCCACTGGAGTGAGGATCCTGGATCTGAGTGCCACGAGTGA
- the NUDT9 gene encoding ADP-ribose pyrophosphatase, mitochondrial isoform X1 has product MPLPAGALPRAVAVLSFSVLLSARGAAQRRPAHSNLSANCWSRLHPVNMFNSYNVKFHHSKALTSPYPGSHIERSHVPEDKVGWLTEWKDYNPVEYTAESVLAGPSWADPQINDGFSPKFNERDGEVERKSLNGLYVVENGRPRNPAGRTGLTGRGLLGRWGPNHAADPVVTRWKRDGSGNKVAHPGTGKNILQFVAIKRRDCGEWAIPGGMVDPGEKISATLKREFEEEALNSLQKSPEEKAKLEKQLQKLFSQEHFVVYRGYVDDPRNTDNAWMETEAVNYHDETGETMDNLPLEAGDDAGVVKWVDISEKLELYASHSYFIKLVTEKRGAHWSEDPGSECHE; this is encoded by the exons ATGCCGCTGCCGGCCGGAGCCCTGCCTCGGGCGGTGGCTGTGCTCTCGTTCTCCGTCCTGCTGAGCGCCCGGGGCGCTGCCCAGCGCCGCCCGGCCCACAG taacTTATCTGCAAACTGTTGGTCCCGCCTTCATCCTGTAAACATGTTCAACAGTTACAATGTGAAGTTCCACCACAGCAAAGCTCTCACTTCCCCATATCCAGGATCACACATTGAGCGTAGCCATGTTCCTGAAGATAAAGTGGGCTGGCTGACTGAGTGGAAAGATTATAATCCTGTGGAGTACACTGCAGAGTCTGTTTTGGCTGGACCCAGTTGGGCAGATCCCCAAATTAA TGATGGTTTTTCTCCCAAATTCAATGAGAGAGATGGGGAAGTGGAGAGGAAGAGTCTGAATGGCTTGTATGTGGTCGAAAATGGGAGACCCCG GAATCCAGCAGGAAGAACTGGCCTCACTGGCAGAGGGTTGTTGGGGCGCTGGGGACCAAACCATGCTGCTGATCCTGTTGTAACCAG GTGGAAAAGGGACGGAAGTGGCAATAAAGTTGCTCATCCAGGTACTGGCAAGAACATCTTGCAGTTCGTAGCCATCAAGAGGAGAGACTGTGGGGAGTGGGCCATTCCAGGG GGGATGGTGGACCCAGGGGAGAAGATCTCTGCTACCCTGAAGCGAGAATTTGAGGAGGAGGCCTTGAACTCTCTGCAGAAATCGCCTGAGGAGAAGGCAAAATTGGAGAAGCAGCTCCAGAAGCTGTTCAGCCAGGAACATTTTGTG GTGTACAGAGGATATGTGGATGACCCTCGTAACACTGATAATGCCTGGATGGAGACAGAGGCTGTGAACTATCATGATGAAACAG GTGAGACGATGGATAACTTGCCTCTGGAAGCAGGTGATGATGCTGGAGTGGTGAAGTGGGTTGACATCAGTGAGAAGCTCGAGCTGTATGCAAGTCACAGCTACTTCATCAAGCTGGTGACTGAGAAACGGGGAGCCCACTGGAGTGAGGATCCTGGATCTGAGTGCCACGAGTGA
- the LOC116443784 gene encoding estradiol 17-beta-dehydrogenase 11-like: MNLFLELLLFLATLLYSYLEAFVKLFVPVRRKSLSGELVLITGAGHGVGRATALEFAKRQSRLVLWDINKHGVEETAAECQKLGATVQTFVVDCSKREEIYSAADKVKKEIGDVTILVNNAGVITAADFLSTQDHQIERMFEVNILGHMWTTRAFLPVMMNNNYGHIVTVASAAGHFVIPFMVAYCSSKFAAVGFHKALTEELSALGKDGIKTTCLCPVFINTGFVKNPTVRLGKILEIEEVVEALMEGIVTNQKMVFVPPQLNIALLSEMVFPERALNVLKKLAIPKFDAVIGQRSTQ; encoded by the exons ATGAATCTGTTTCTGGAGCTTCTCCTGTTCCTGGCCACGCTCCTCTACTCCTACCTGGAGGCTTTTGTGAAGCTGTTCGTGCCTGTGAGGAGAAAGTCTCTCAGCGGGGAGCTGGTGCTCATCACGGGCGCTGGCCATGGCGTCGGGAGAGCGACCGCCTTGGAGTTCGCCAAGCGCCAGAGCAGGCTGGTTCTGTGGGACATCAATAAG CACGGTGTTgaggagacagcagcagaatGCCAGAAGCTGGGAGCCACTGTCCAAACCTTTGTGGTGGACTGCAGCAAACGGGAGGAGATCTACAGTGCTGCAGACAAG GTGAAAAAGGAGATTGGGGATGTGACCATCCTGGTGAACAACGCTGGTGTGATCACAGCTGCCGACTTTCTCTCGACTCAGGACCACCAGATAGAAAGGATGTTTGAAGTCAACATTCTTGGTCACATGTGG ACCACGAGAGCTTTTCTGCCAGTCATGATGAACAACAACTACGGGCACATTGTCACAGTGGCTTCGGCTGCAGGTCATTTTGTGATTCCTTTCATGGTGGCATATTG ctcaaGCAAGTTTGCTGCAGTTGGATTTCATAAAGCTCTGACAGAGGAGCTGTCTGCCCTGGGAAAGGATGGAATAAAAACAACGTGCCTTTGTCCAGTTTTTATAAACACTGGATTTGTCAAAAACCCCACTGTAAG GCTTGGAAAGATTTTGGAGATTGAAGAAGTTGTAGAGGCTCTGATGGAAGGAATAGTGACCAACCAGAAAATGGTTTTTGTTCCACCACAGCTAAAtattgctttgctttctgaaat GGTGTTTCCAGAACGCGCTCTGAATGTTCTGAAGAAGCTGGCCATTCCAAAGTTTGATGCAGTCATTGGGCAGAGAAGCACGCAGTGA
- the LOC116443782 gene encoding estradiol 17-beta-dehydrogenase 11-like, which yields MPGKSCQLQDEHVSARTDWSADCSSSAPLTQCQPRDTSTGTPGAQRGTAGRSSRPGLPPPPVRAGRGGSCENGREQRRALGRAAGKSATRVPLKEIKVQFGPQRSSGKTMNLFLELLLFLATLLYSYLEAFVKLFVPVRRKSLSGELVLITGAGHGVGRATALEFAKRQSRLVLWDINKHGVEETAAECQKLGATVQTFVVDCSKREEIYSAADKVKKEIGDVTILVNNAGVITAADFLSTQDHQIERMFEVNILGHMWTTRAFLPVMMNNNYGHIVTVASAAGHFVIPFMVAYCSSKFAAVGFHKALTEELSALGKDGIKTTCLCPVFINTGFVKNPTVRLGKILEIEEVVEALMEGIVTNQKMVFVPSNQSVGLLLERVFPERALNLLRKMTDVKFDAVIGQRSTQ from the exons ATGCCCGGCAAGTCCTGTCAGCTGCAGGATGAACATGTTTCTGCTAGGACAGATTGGAGTGCAgactgcagctcctctgcaccgctcacccagtgccagcccagggacaccagcacagggacaccggGAGCTCAGCGTGGGACAGCTGGGCGGAGCAGCCGCCCCGGGCTCCCGCCCCCGCCGGTGCGGGCGGGGCGGGGTGGATCCTGCGAAAATGGACGGGAGCAGCGGCGTGCGCTGGGAAGGGCAGCGGGTAAATCAGCAACCCGCGTCCCCTTAAAAGAGATTAAAGTTCAGTTCGGTCCTCAAAGGAGCTCCGGGAAAACAATGAATCTGTTTCTGGAGCTTCTCCTGTTCCTGGCCACGCTCCTCTACTCCTACCTGGAGGCTTTTGTGAAGCTGTTCGTGCCTGTGAGGAGAAAGTCTCTCAGCGGGGAGCTGGTGCTCATCACGGGCGCTGGCCATGGCGTCGGGAGAGCGACCGCCTTGGAGTTCGCCAAGCGCCAGAGCAGGCTGGTTCTGTGGGACATCAATAAG CACGGTGTTgaggagacagcagcagaatGCCAGAAGCTGGGAGCCACTGTCCAAACCTTTGTGGTGGACTGCAGCAAACGGGAGGAGATCTACAGTGCTGCAGACAAG GTGAAAAAGGAGATTGGGGATGTGACCATCCTGGTGAACAACGCTGGTGTGATTACAGCTGCTGACTTTCTCTCGACTCAGGACCACCAGATAGAAAGGATGTTTGAAGTCAACATTCTTGGTCACATGTGG ACCACGAGAGCTTTTCTGCCAGTCATGATGAACAACAACTACGGGCACATTGTCACAGTGGCTTCGGCTGCAGGTCATTTTGTGATTCCTTTCATGGTGGCATATTG ctcaaGCAAGTTTGCTGCAGTTGGATTTCATAAAGCTCTGACAGAGGAGCTGTCTGCCCTGGGAAAGGATGGAATAAAAACAACGTGCCTTTGTCCAGTTTTTATAAACACTGGATTTGTCAAAAACCCCACTGTAAG GCTTGGAAAGATTTTGGAGATTGAAGAAGTTGTAGAGGCTCTGATGGAAGGAATAGTGACCAACCAGAAAATGGTTTTTGTTCCATCAAATCAGAGTGTTGGTTTACTGCTTGAAag GGTGTTTCCTGAACGTGCCCTGAATCTTCTGAGGAAGATGACTGATGTCAAGTTTGATGCAGTCATTGGGCAGAGAAGCACGCAGTGA